The following DNA comes from Gammaproteobacteria bacterium.
GGAATGGGCGAAGGGCCACAGGACCTGACAACACGACCCGCGGGTGCGCGGCGGCCGGGGGCGAGTTCCGCGCCCCATCGCCTTCCCATCGATGTCCTGCTCGACGGCAGGCCCGAGCTGATCATCGAGCACGCGGGTGCGGAGTATCGTTTGAGGATCACAAGCAAGGGCAAATTGATCTTGACCAAGTAATGCGTCCCGCCATCACGCCTCATGTGATGCGGACGAACAGCCAGCCAATCGTGCCTCCGGCAGAGACAGCCAGCCAATAGAGAATTCGGGTTCGGCATCTCTGTCAGGGAGGTTTCAGTGACGTATTCGTCCATGGTTTCCGCGCCGTGTCTGCACGGCACGGACCACTCCATCTGCGTGCCACCCGGGATCTCTGCAGTTCCATGTCCAGCCGCCCTGCGGCGGACTTAATCAACCGGATTACACGGGGGAGAATCTCGATGTGCATGCATTTACAACGCTATCAATCATCCAATACGTTCACAGGCGTGCAGCGCAGCCGGCTGTCGGCGGGCGTCCTGTCGATGTCCGCCGCCGTGTCATTGTTGTTCGCGCAACATGTCTTTTCCGCGGAGGGCGATGAGGTCATGCTCGATGAACTGACCGTGGAGGCGGACGCCCGGAAAGACGGCGCGAACATCGAAAAGACCGCGGCCCGCAAGGCGGCGGGAAGCAAGAGCGACGCGCCTGTCGTGGAAACGCCGTTCTCCATCACGGTCGTGGACGAGGAATTCATGGCCGACAGCGGTGCGAAAAACATCCAGGATGCGCTGCTGTATTCGTCCGGGGTGTATGCGGGCCAGTTCGGCTTCGATACCCGCGGCGACTGGACGTCGGTGCGCGGCCTCGACGCGAGCAGTTACCAGGACGGTCTGCGTTCGATCTACGGTTTCTATAACAGCGTGCGCACGAATACCTATACCCTGGAAAGCATAGAAGTGCTGAAGGGCCCCTCGTCGGTCCTGTACGGGCAGAGCGAGCTCGGCGGGATCGTCAACGCCGTATCGAAGATGCCGCAGGAGGAGTCGACGGGAGAGGTGTGGGCCCAGCTCGGGTCCTATGACCGCATGCAGCTGGCCACGGATGTCACCGGGCCGATCGACGAGGAAGGAAAGTTCCTGTACCGCTTCATCGCCCTGGCCCGCGAGAGCGACACCCAGGTCGATCACGTCGCCGATGACGGTTACGTGGTATCGCCCGCCGTCACGTGGCGCCCCGACGAGGCGACGACCTTGACCGTGCTGGCGAATCTGCAGGAAACCAACGGGCAGGTCTCCGCGCAGTTCCTGCCGTCCAAGGGGACCATCGACCCGGCGCCGCTGGGCCAGATACCCACCAATACCTTCGTGGGCGAACCCGGCTGGGACCGCTATGACCAGGAGCGGCAGGATCTGACGGTGATATTCGACCGCCGGATCAGTGATGACTGGAAATTCGCCTCCATCATGCGTGCCACCGATTCCGCCACCGAGACGCGCGAGCACTGGATAGCCATTCCCACCGTGCCCGCGGACGACGGCACGGCGCAAAGGACGATCTATTCGGTGGACAGGGAGACCGAGGTGTTCGGCTTCGATATCCGCGCGGAGGGGAAGCTCGCCCTCGGATCCACGCGGCACAATCTGGCCATCGGCCTCGATTACCAGGACGCGGAGTGGACCGGCGATAATTTCTTCAGCGGTGATGGCGGCCCGATCAACCTCTACAATCCCGTGTACGGCAACCTCGCGACCGGTTTCACGCCGGCGGACCTGACGGACAGCGCCCTGAAACAGACCGGGTTCTATCTGATCGATCACGTCGACATCGGCCGTACGATCGTCACGGCGTCGTTGCGGCGCGACGAGACCGAGGATACGACGCTGAACATCAGCGGCCCCGACGAGACGCATGAATCGGATGCGACGACGGGGCGCTTCGGACTGATGTACAAATTCGATTCGGGGGCCTCCCCCTACGTCAGCTACTCGGAATCCTTTGTCCCGAACGGCGATGACGGATTCGGCAACACGCTCGAGCCGACCACCGGAGAGCAGGTGGAGGCCGGCGTGAAATACCTGTCGATCGACCGGGCCCTGGCCGTCATGTTCGCCTATTTCGACATCGAGCAGGAGAACCGCGTCAGCGACGGCCTGACGCCCGGGGGTGTCACGCAGACGGGCGCGGTGATCAGGGGCTGGGAGCTCGAGCTGCGGAAGCAGTGGGAGCGGCTGGAGATGCTGGTGAATCTCACCGATTTCAGCGCCGAGGACGGAGAGACCGGCGAGCGCCTGCCGTTCGTAGCGGAGACGCTGGCGTCCTCGTGGATCAGCTATCAGTTTCCCCGCGGCATCCGCGCGGGGCTCGGCGTGCGCCACACCGGTGATACCCTGGGCTTTGATCTCGGCAGCGGCCCTTCGCCGGAGGTGCCGTCCGTGACCCTGTACGACGCCATGGTAGGTTATGAAACGGGGCCATGGGATTTCAGCATCGACGCGAAGAACCTGGCCGACAAGACCTATGTTTCATGGTGCCGCTATGAAGGGGCGGACTGCGGCTACGGTGTGCGCCTGCAGGTCAGTGCCAATGCCCGCTACAGGTTTTGAGCGGTATCCGCGCTGGAATGTCATGGGCGGATGAAACAGGCTGGAACCCATCCGCCTCGTGACGTGGCTGATGCCGTGATTGCGGTACACGCGGGCGATGTTCGTCCAGGGGGCGTGGATCGCGGATGGCGTGGCGCGTGTCACGATCGGCGAGTACGGGCAACGATATTCCCGATTCCCGCATGATCGCCTGGCCGGCAGCCTCGGGTTACCGCGCATCGAGGCCGGTGCGCGCCTGCCGGATTCCGGCCTGTTTCGGGCCGGGGAAGCCGGTGCCGGGTTCCCTCAAGGTGGCAGGCGCGCTGACATCCCGCCCCGGCGCATGTCTGTGTCAGGCGGTTTCTGCCGTGGCGCCCGCGGTATAACGCCGCAGGCGGCCTGATCCTGGGCGCGCGGGTCACGCGGCGTGCTGCGCAACCGTGCAGTCTGCTGCGCCTGCAGATCCGGCATACCGTTCAGCCCAGCCGCATGACGGCAGCATCCTGCTCACCCGCAGTATTCCCGACCTTGTATAATACCGGCTGACCTGATGATCCGTGCCGGATCCGGTCCCTGGCAGGAAGGTCGATCCCGGGGTTGCCGGCAGCT
Coding sequences within:
- a CDS encoding hemin uptake protein HemP; the protein is MGEGPQDLTTRPAGARRPGASSAPHRLPIDVLLDGRPELIIEHAGAEYRLRITSKGKLILTK
- a CDS encoding TonB-dependent siderophore receptor, whose product is MHLQRYQSSNTFTGVQRSRLSAGVLSMSAAVSLLFAQHVFSAEGDEVMLDELTVEADARKDGANIEKTAARKAAGSKSDAPVVETPFSITVVDEEFMADSGAKNIQDALLYSSGVYAGQFGFDTRGDWTSVRGLDASSYQDGLRSIYGFYNSVRTNTYTLESIEVLKGPSSVLYGQSELGGIVNAVSKMPQEESTGEVWAQLGSYDRMQLATDVTGPIDEEGKFLYRFIALARESDTQVDHVADDGYVVSPAVTWRPDEATTLTVLANLQETNGQVSAQFLPSKGTIDPAPLGQIPTNTFVGEPGWDRYDQERQDLTVIFDRRISDDWKFASIMRATDSATETREHWIAIPTVPADDGTAQRTIYSVDRETEVFGFDIRAEGKLALGSTRHNLAIGLDYQDAEWTGDNFFSGDGGPINLYNPVYGNLATGFTPADLTDSALKQTGFYLIDHVDIGRTIVTASLRRDETEDTTLNISGPDETHESDATTGRFGLMYKFDSGASPYVSYSESFVPNGDDGFGNTLEPTTGEQVEAGVKYLSIDRALAVMFAYFDIEQENRVSDGLTPGGVTQTGAVIRGWELELRKQWERLEMLVNLTDFSAEDGETGERLPFVAETLASSWISYQFPRGIRAGLGVRHTGDTLGFDLGSGPSPEVPSVTLYDAMVGYETGPWDFSIDAKNLADKTYVSWCRYEGADCGYGVRLQVSANARYRF